The Gammaproteobacteria bacterium genome segment TCCGGATCCGGTAAGTCGGTCACCGCTTATTCGATCATGGGTCTGGTCGATCCGCCGGGCGAGGTGATCGGCGGGCGCATTCTGTTCAGAGGCCAGGACCTCCGACAGTTGCAGCCGGAGCAATGGCGGTCGTTGCGCGGTAATCGCTTGGCCATGATCTTTCAGGATCCGGCGATGGCGTTGAATCCGGTACTGCGGATCGACACGCAAATGATCGAAGCGATCAAGGCGCATGAGCGCGTCAGTAGCAACGCCGCCCGCGCGCGTGCGCGCGCGGTGTTGGTGCAGGTAGGCATTGCCGCGCCGGATGAACGCCTGCGCGCGTATCCGCACCAATTTTCCGGCGGCATGCGCCAGCGTGTCGCCATCGCTATTGCCTTGCTGCACAAGCCGGACTTGATCGTCGCCGACGAACCGACGACCGCGCTCGACGTGACGTTGCGCGGACAAATTTTGTACGAGGTTCAAAAACTGTGTCGCGAGTCCGGCACCAGTCTGCTGTGGATTACACACGATCTATCGGTGATCGCCGGTTTGGCCGACCGTGTCTGTGTGATGTACGCCGGCCGCATTGTCGAGCAAGGTAGCGTGCAGCAAGTGCTGGAGGCGCCATTGCATCCGTACACGCGTGGACTGATCGACTCGGTGCCGACGCGCGATCGACGCGGACAACCGTTGACGCCGATTCCGGGATCGGCGCCGTCGCTGCAAAATTTGCCCCATGGCTGTGCTTTTCGCGAGCGCTGTAGTTATGCGACCGACGTCTGCGGCGAGGAACCGTTGCTGTCGGCACAGCACGGCCGGCAGTTCCGCTGCTTTCATCCGCTGCCTGCGCCGGATCACGCATGACTTCGACACCGATACTGGAGTTGCGTGGCGTATCGAAGCGCTTCGTCGAACCATTGGGCGCGCTCCGCCGAATCGGTAACTGGCTGGGCGCCGATGCCGAGGCAGTGGTGGTACACGCGGTCGATAACGTCGATTTGCGAATCGCCCCCGGCGAGGTGGTGGCGTTGGTCGGTGAGTCCGGTTGCGGTAAGTCGACCTTAGGTCGGATCGTCGTCGGCTTGCACGTGCCAACGCAAGGCGAGCGTTGGTGGAAGGGTGAAGCGATCGATCGGCTGCCGGCCGGCGAGCGCCGCCGGCGACAGCTACGCCTACAGATGATTTTTCAGGATCCTTACGCGGCGCTGAACCCGCGCTTGCGTGTGCAGCAGATCATCGGTGAGGCGCCGGTGGCGCATCGGCTCGTGACTAAGCGCGCACAGGCAGAATACGTTGCGCAGTTGTTAACGCGCGTCGGCCTCGATCCGG includes the following:
- a CDS encoding ABC transporter ATP-binding protein, translating into MTLPILSVDGLQTVFVGKGSVLKAVDDVSFQVAPGEVLGLVGESGSGKSVTAYSIMGLVDPPGEVIGGRILFRGQDLRQLQPEQWRSLRGNRLAMIFQDPAMALNPVLRIDTQMIEAIKAHERVSSNAARARARAVLVQVGIAAPDERLRAYPHQFSGGMRQRVAIAIALLHKPDLIVADEPTTALDVTLRGQILYEVQKLCRESGTSLLWITHDLSVIAGLADRVCVMYAGRIVEQGSVQQVLEAPLHPYTRGLIDSVPTRDRRGQPLTPIPGSAPSLQNLPHGCAFRERCSYATDVCGEEPLLSAQHGRQFRCFHPLPAPDHA